A single Staphylococcus sp. NRL 16/872 DNA region contains:
- a CDS encoding replication initiator protein A, whose translation MSRKNIKNQASQNFYMLHKALFVNEKYKKLSDSAKVTYAILNDRVSLSIKNNWIDDNGDIYFIFTNESLQNILDKSKNTITKIKKELQEVGLLEQIRTGFNKPNRLYLHDIETNISVEKSIQSSSATYNDKESQILGLQNPEIWDSRIPKFGTPESQILDPNDTDYIKTDYIKTKNNDTDDLNDKKITNSSNHTNHSSHKNLNFNNEALKFQLLEELPQNIQNYLRFFEVAEIKIIKSVLLKAKTSFNNSIDAYYLLEDMELEIVNVLKRFKATLIQKNETVEAMQGYLMKSLKSEFEEMHTLNKRRDNLPITSLFNQ comes from the coding sequence ATGTCTCGTAAAAATATTAAAAATCAAGCTAGTCAAAATTTTTATATGTTACATAAAGCATTATTTGTTAATGAAAAATATAAAAAATTAAGTGATAGTGCCAAAGTCACTTATGCAATTCTCAATGATAGAGTTAGCTTATCAATTAAAAATAATTGGATCGATGATAATGGGGATATATATTTCATTTTTACAAATGAAAGTCTCCAGAATATATTAGATAAAAGCAAGAATACAATTACTAAAATAAAAAAAGAACTTCAAGAAGTAGGGTTACTTGAACAAATACGTACAGGATTTAATAAACCTAATAGATTATATTTGCATGATATAGAAACTAATATTAGTGTAGAAAAAAGTATTCAATCCTCATCTGCAACCTATAATGACAAGGAGTCCCAAATTTTGGGACTCCAGAATCCCGAAATTTGGGACTCCAGAATCCCGAAATTTGGGACTCCAGAATCCCAAATTTTAGACCCTAATGATACTGATTATATTAAGACTGATTATATTAAGACTAAGAATAATGATACGGATGATTTGAATGATAAAAAAATAACAAATTCTAGTAATCACACAAATCATTCAAGTCACAAAAATCTAAACTTTAATAATGAAGCTTTAAAATTTCAACTACTTGAAGAATTACCTCAAAATATTCAAAACTATCTAAGGTTTTTTGAGGTAGCCGAAATTAAAATTATCAAATCTGTATTATTAAAAGCCAAAACATCCTTCAACAATTCTATCGATGCATATTATTTATTAGAAGATATGGAACTTGAAATTGTTAATGTCCTTAAACGTTTTAAAGCTACATTAATTCAAAAAAATGAAACCGTTGAAGCCATGCAAGGCTACTTAATGAAATCTCTCAAATCTGAATTCGAAGAAATGCATACGTTAAATAAACGTCGTGACAATTTACCAATCACTTCTTTATTTAATCAATAA